The following are encoded together in the Mesoterricola sediminis genome:
- a CDS encoding RNHCP domain-containing protein translates to MSRDLRPPAQAPGDAFLCAHCGATVPGEALGTRQRNHCPRCLGSLHVDVAVGDRRSLCRGLMDPISLWVRQGGEVALLHRCRRCGTIRSNRVAGDDDPDLLRGLLRGLEEAVG, encoded by the coding sequence ATGAGCCGGGACCTCCGCCCCCCGGCCCAGGCCCCCGGGGACGCCTTCCTCTGCGCCCACTGCGGCGCCACCGTCCCCGGCGAGGCCCTGGGCACCCGGCAGCGCAACCACTGCCCCCGGTGCCTGGGCAGCCTCCACGTGGACGTGGCCGTCGGGGACCGCCGCAGCCTCTGCCGGGGCCTCATGGACCCCATCAGCCTCTGGGTGCGCCAGGGCGGCGAAGTGGCCCTCCTCCACCGATGCCGCCGCTGCGGGACCATCCGCTCCAACCGGGTCGCCGGCGACGACGACCCGGACCTCCTCCGCGGCCTCCTCCGGGGCCTGGAGGAGGCCGTGGGGTGA
- a CDS encoding methyl-accepting chemotaxis protein has protein sequence MQFLKDLSIQKKLLALIGFMSVMSLLIGALGLRNMATFHENGQSMFRTEMTGLYFAEEAGSEIQAMLAAEKDIILAADASTRANRLAEYNRAEAALQRHLVSVRPLYYTDKGRATLSRLEDTLRAWLPVSRRIVETAAREPLGAAREAARLSLGEGAQRVQPVQGIVDALAQMKQEHSERLTLTNAQLYGRTWLLTVLLVAGGVGAGVALGLGIGRIITRPLAESVRAAERIAQGDLRVDLRVDSRDEVGTLVGALQRMTAHLKETLRHVQDASASVASGANELSASAEQISATTTQIAKGGEAIHASTEAVAAAISQFTASLQQVAGHVRESAGRSDAAVQATASGAQAGSAMAGGMARIHETTQAIARSVQVIQAIAGQTNLLSLNAAIEAAKAGAHGKGFSVVAEEVRKLAERSRQAAIEIEGMLGEGREAVEAGQTNVATANRLLEEIHQAITTMARMMQEIGVATEEQGRTAVDVSQRLEEVTQELGQSASGAHEMSVAVQEVARTAQGLARISEDLSQALAAFQL, from the coding sequence ATGCAATTCCTGAAAGACCTGAGCATCCAGAAGAAACTCCTTGCGCTGATCGGGTTCATGTCCGTCATGAGCCTCCTGATCGGAGCCCTGGGCCTGCGGAACATGGCCACCTTCCACGAGAACGGCCAATCGATGTTCCGGACGGAAATGACCGGGCTGTATTTCGCCGAGGAGGCGGGCTCCGAGATCCAGGCCATGCTCGCGGCCGAAAAGGACATCATCCTGGCGGCGGATGCATCGACGAGGGCCAATCGGCTGGCCGAATACAACCGCGCCGAGGCTGCCCTCCAGCGGCACCTGGTGAGCGTCCGTCCCCTCTACTACACCGACAAGGGGCGGGCGACCTTGAGCCGCCTGGAGGACACGCTGCGGGCATGGTTGCCTGTCAGTCGAAGGATTGTGGAGACGGCGGCCCGGGAACCCCTGGGCGCGGCTCGGGAGGCTGCCCGGCTTTCGCTGGGGGAGGGGGCCCAGCGGGTCCAGCCCGTCCAGGGCATCGTCGACGCGCTGGCCCAAATGAAACAGGAGCACTCCGAGCGCCTGACCCTGACGAACGCCCAGCTCTACGGGCGAACCTGGCTCCTGACCGTCCTCCTCGTGGCCGGTGGGGTGGGCGCGGGGGTGGCTTTGGGGCTGGGGATCGGGCGCATAATTACCCGTCCTCTCGCGGAAAGCGTTCGGGCCGCGGAACGCATTGCCCAGGGGGACCTGCGGGTGGACCTGCGGGTGGACTCCCGGGACGAGGTGGGGACCCTGGTGGGGGCCCTCCAGCGCATGACGGCCCACCTGAAGGAGACCCTCCGCCACGTGCAGGACGCCTCCGCCTCTGTTGCCAGCGGAGCCAATGAGTTGTCGGCGTCCGCCGAACAGATCTCCGCGACCACCACCCAGATCGCCAAGGGCGGCGAGGCCATCCACGCCTCGACCGAGGCTGTGGCCGCGGCCATCAGCCAGTTCACGGCCAGCCTTCAGCAGGTCGCGGGTCATGTCCGGGAATCGGCTGGGCGCTCTGACGCCGCCGTCCAGGCCACCGCTTCGGGCGCCCAGGCGGGGTCGGCCATGGCCGGGGGCATGGCGCGCATCCATGAAACCACTCAGGCCATCGCCCGTTCGGTCCAGGTGATCCAGGCCATCGCCGGGCAGACCAACCTCTTGTCCCTGAACGCCGCCATAGAGGCGGCCAAGGCGGGAGCCCATGGCAAGGGGTTCTCGGTGGTGGCGGAGGAGGTGCGCAAGCTGGCCGAGCGCAGTCGCCAAGCCGCGATCGAGATCGAAGGGATGCTGGGGGAGGGGCGAGAGGCCGTGGAGGCGGGCCAAACGAACGTGGCCACCGCCAACCGGCTTCTGGAGGAAATCCACCAGGCCATCACCACCATGGCCCGCATGATGCAAGAGATCGGGGTCGCCACCGAGGAGCAGGGGCGGACGGCCGTGGATGTCTCCCAGCGCTTGGAGGAAGTCACCCAGGAACTCGGCCAGTCCGCCTCCGGCGCCCACGAAATGTCGGTGGCGGTCCAGGAGGTGGCCCGGACCGCCCAGGGCCTGGCCCGGATCTCGGAGGACCTCTCCCAGGCCCTGGCGGCTTTCCAACTCTGA
- a CDS encoding bacteriohemerythrin: protein MALVAWHDRFMTGIPTIDEQHRTLFTAVNDFYAGLQSGQPRDHVGKTLDFLVVYTARHFRTEEEAMQRHAYPERAAHSLEHYQLIQDVGVFKEQWDRQAANLRTLEVARFLGDWLTQHIQVRDMAFAQYLKGLGLTNLG, encoded by the coding sequence ATGGCCCTTGTTGCCTGGCACGACCGATTCATGACCGGCATCCCGACCATCGATGAGCAGCACCGCACCCTGTTCACCGCCGTGAACGATTTCTACGCGGGACTCCAGAGCGGCCAGCCCCGGGACCACGTGGGCAAGACGCTGGACTTCCTGGTCGTCTACACCGCTCGCCATTTCCGGACCGAAGAGGAGGCCATGCAGCGGCATGCCTACCCGGAGCGGGCCGCCCACAGCCTTGAGCACTATCAGCTCATCCAGGACGTGGGGGTGTTCAAGGAGCAGTGGGACCGGCAGGCCGCGAACCTCCGCACCTTGGAAGTGGCGCGCTTCCTCGGGGATTGGCTGACCCAACACATCCAGGTCCGGGACATGGCCTTCGCCCAGTACCTCAAAGGCCTCGGCCTCACCAACCTCGGTTGA
- a CDS encoding ATP-binding protein, with product MNPPNEHLHPMTHPARGCLLMASATAWLGVVGFLSGSPVLRLGGLESACLGGLSLALLLAEVPTVGPRVQQALLAALGVLLVAGTAAHVLRGPGAPAAAWGLTGPVAAAGLALAAAEGAARHRPHLAATLGLVPLLLGGFGIYHHLAGLPHPLGVGPGWGLEPGAALLLWLLGAGLILRLGLRAWPLALFGRPAKRSEGQELALSAFLGYLGITAILGVAGTRRLRVEVDREWRAQSAELQAIGTLKALDLAGWHRDRRADATLLTAGNLLTRHFEPVLKDPAALEGHFRAWLEALRGHAGYEALVLHDAAGRRVLALPPGIPPAAPPPGGAAPLALRDAGGGIRLSQWVPIRRDRDGALMGTLELRTDPAQAVQPILDAWAASQRMRIHLFQGHPGHGFQLGSGEAPSRLEACQSGALGGCLAEAPAGLTRLNAPGGGQNLTYQLAVTGTPWMLAATASVDGFLAPYHAKSIREFGVLAALCAGAAFAIRAWLAWQAEAETSARLEARVERRALQDRLDLFLDLGSDIVFLLDAQGRIQEANARAEAAYGRSSDSLRGLPFGALRGAMEAAAFPAILERVRRRQMVRVETHHQHRDGTLFPVEETLRPVTLAGIPWVAVLVRDLTQTRERARLMRSLNRIHATRARIHQAIADARDLPDLLRKTPRILAETGRFPWAWVSLEAEAGEAPLSAQAGKGGPPPDLGVLDEGPQGRSLRDGHALVLRAGRDAAPPRPWAPGWDGLSAVAVFPLVRGEGVRGLLVVHAAEAASLTGAGVGLLREVSRDLSSAIRQLDRDAARRRAEADLRELNGILDQAQAVGNLGAYGLDVENGAWVCTPNLDRILGIGPGHPKTVEGWISMVAPDQRDAMRAYLVRILEDRSRFDREYAIVRPATGETRWVHGWGEFQLDPMGRVQRMVGVIQDITERKASEKARLELEAHLAQVQRLESLGILAGGVAHDMNNVLAAILAIASLQEGAAEPGSALARRMGTIVKACDRGREVVKSILFFARQGLARTEGTDLNEVVQEVCQLLSSTTFKRIQVRLELEPDLAPVLADGVAISHALMNLCVNAVDAMPAGGALLLRTGAGPDGSVDLEVADSGEGMPPEVLKRAMEPFFTTKPQGKGTGLGLAMVYGTMQAHDGELVLTSRPGEGTRALLRFPASRVLPVKGPGPEELPDEGADPRRRVLLVEDDPLVRAAQRDALEALGHEVRTAENGLEALVQLESGLRPDVVVLDMNMPVLNGPQTLPRIRQLCPGQPVIVVSGHMDAQVSALLEGDPTLCFLPKPFTPAELRTALRTAVRPNPPTPEP from the coding sequence ATGAATCCCCCGAACGAGCACCTCCATCCGATGACCCATCCGGCGCGCGGGTGCCTCCTCATGGCGAGCGCCACCGCCTGGCTGGGGGTTGTCGGCTTTCTTTCCGGCAGCCCCGTCCTGAGGCTGGGGGGGCTTGAATCGGCCTGCCTCGGGGGGCTGAGCCTCGCCCTGCTCCTCGCCGAGGTCCCCACGGTGGGGCCCCGGGTCCAGCAGGCCCTGCTGGCGGCCCTCGGGGTCCTGCTGGTGGCGGGAACCGCGGCCCATGTCCTCCGGGGGCCTGGGGCGCCGGCGGCGGCCTGGGGGCTCACGGGGCCCGTGGCCGCCGCGGGGCTGGCCCTGGCGGCGGCGGAGGGGGCCGCCCGCCATCGCCCCCACCTGGCCGCGACCCTGGGCCTGGTGCCCCTGCTTCTGGGCGGGTTCGGGATCTACCACCATCTGGCCGGGCTGCCCCATCCCCTCGGCGTCGGGCCGGGCTGGGGCCTGGAGCCAGGGGCGGCCCTGCTGCTGTGGCTGCTGGGGGCCGGCCTCATCCTGCGGCTCGGCCTCCGGGCCTGGCCCCTCGCGCTCTTCGGCAGGCCCGCGAAGCGTTCGGAGGGCCAGGAACTGGCCCTCTCGGCCTTCCTGGGCTACCTCGGCATCACGGCCATCCTCGGGGTGGCCGGAACCCGCCGTCTCCGGGTGGAGGTAGACCGGGAGTGGCGGGCCCAGAGCGCCGAGCTCCAGGCCATCGGGACCCTGAAGGCCCTGGATCTGGCGGGGTGGCACCGGGACCGGCGGGCGGATGCCACCCTCCTGACGGCGGGGAATCTGCTCACCCGACATTTCGAGCCGGTGCTCAAGGATCCGGCGGCCCTGGAAGGGCACTTCCGCGCGTGGCTGGAGGCGCTCCGGGGGCATGCCGGCTATGAGGCGCTCGTGCTCCATGATGCTGCGGGGCGGCGGGTCCTGGCCCTGCCGCCGGGCATCCCCCCCGCGGCGCCTCCACCTGGCGGCGCCGCGCCCCTGGCCCTGCGGGACGCAGGGGGGGGCATCCGCCTTTCGCAGTGGGTGCCCATCCGGCGCGACCGGGATGGGGCTCTCATGGGCACCCTGGAACTCCGCACGGATCCGGCCCAGGCGGTCCAGCCGATCCTGGACGCCTGGGCCGCCTCCCAGCGCATGCGAATCCACCTGTTCCAGGGCCACCCGGGGCACGGCTTCCAATTGGGATCCGGGGAGGCGCCGTCCCGCCTGGAAGCCTGTCAGTCGGGGGCCCTCGGGGGCTGCCTCGCCGAAGCCCCGGCGGGGCTGACCCGATTGAACGCACCCGGCGGGGGCCAGAACCTCACCTACCAACTGGCGGTGACGGGGACCCCGTGGATGCTGGCCGCGACCGCCAGCGTTGATGGGTTCCTGGCGCCCTACCACGCCAAATCCATCCGCGAATTCGGGGTCCTCGCGGCCCTGTGCGCGGGGGCGGCCTTCGCCATCCGGGCCTGGCTGGCCTGGCAAGCGGAGGCGGAAACCAGCGCCCGGCTCGAGGCGCGGGTGGAACGGCGGGCCCTGCAGGACCGCCTGGACCTCTTCCTGGACCTGGGCAGCGACATCGTCTTCCTCCTGGACGCCCAGGGCCGGATCCAGGAGGCCAATGCCCGCGCGGAGGCGGCCTACGGAAGGTCGTCCGATTCCCTGCGGGGCCTGCCCTTCGGCGCTTTGCGGGGGGCCATGGAGGCTGCCGCCTTCCCGGCGATTCTGGAGCGGGTGCGGCGGCGGCAGATGGTCCGGGTGGAAACCCACCATCAGCACCGCGATGGCACCCTCTTTCCCGTGGAGGAGACCCTCCGCCCGGTCACCCTGGCGGGGATCCCTTGGGTCGCGGTCCTGGTCCGGGACCTGACCCAGACCCGGGAGCGGGCGCGGCTCATGCGCAGCCTCAACCGCATCCACGCGACCCGGGCGCGCATCCACCAGGCGATCGCCGACGCGCGGGACCTGCCGGACCTCCTGCGCAAGACGCCGCGGATCCTCGCCGAAACCGGGCGCTTCCCCTGGGCCTGGGTCAGCCTGGAGGCGGAGGCCGGGGAGGCGCCCCTCTCCGCGCAGGCCGGAAAGGGCGGACCGCCGCCGGATCTGGGCGTCCTCGACGAGGGCCCCCAGGGCCGAAGCCTCCGGGACGGCCACGCCCTGGTGCTCCGCGCGGGAAGGGACGCGGCCCCGCCCCGGCCCTGGGCGCCCGGCTGGGATGGGCTTTCCGCGGTAGCGGTGTTCCCCCTGGTCCGGGGAGAGGGGGTCCGCGGCCTCCTCGTGGTCCATGCGGCGGAAGCCGCGAGCCTGACGGGCGCCGGGGTGGGTCTCCTCCGGGAGGTCTCCCGGGATCTGTCCAGCGCGATCCGCCAGCTCGACCGCGACGCCGCGCGACGCCGGGCGGAGGCCGACCTGCGGGAGCTCAACGGCATCCTGGACCAGGCCCAGGCGGTGGGCAACCTGGGGGCCTACGGCCTCGACGTCGAGAACGGCGCCTGGGTCTGCACCCCGAACCTGGACCGGATCCTGGGCATCGGCCCCGGCCACCCGAAGACCGTCGAGGGCTGGATCTCCATGGTGGCGCCGGATCAGCGGGACGCCATGCGCGCCTACCTGGTCCGGATCCTCGAGGACCGGTCCCGGTTCGACAGGGAATACGCCATCGTCCGGCCCGCCACCGGGGAGACCCGGTGGGTGCACGGCTGGGGGGAGTTCCAGCTGGATCCCATGGGCCGGGTCCAGCGGATGGTCGGCGTGATCCAGGACATCACCGAGCGCAAGGCCTCGGAGAAGGCCCGGCTCGAGCTGGAAGCCCACCTGGCGCAGGTCCAGCGCCTGGAGAGCCTCGGCATCCTCGCCGGCGGCGTCGCCCACGACATGAACAATGTCCTCGCCGCCATCCTGGCCATCGCCTCCCTCCAGGAGGGCGCGGCGGAGCCCGGGTCGGCCCTCGCGCGGCGCATGGGCACCATCGTCAAGGCCTGCGATCGGGGACGGGAGGTGGTGAAGAGCATCCTGTTCTTTGCGCGGCAGGGCCTGGCGCGGACCGAGGGGACCGACCTCAACGAGGTGGTCCAGGAGGTGTGTCAGCTCCTGAGTTCGACCACGTTCAAGCGGATCCAGGTGCGGCTGGAGCTGGAGCCGGATCTGGCGCCGGTGCTCGCCGATGGGGTGGCCATCAGCCATGCCCTCATGAACCTGTGCGTGAACGCGGTGGACGCCATGCCCGCCGGAGGCGCCCTCCTCCTCCGGACCGGAGCCGGCCCGGACGGCTCGGTGGACCTGGAGGTGGCCGACTCCGGGGAGGGCATGCCGCCCGAGGTCCTCAAGCGCGCCATGGAGCCGTTTTTCACGACGAAACCGCAGGGAAAGGGCACCGGCCTCGGCCTCGCCATGGTCTACGGGACCATGCAGGCCCACGACGGCGAGCTGGTGCTGACGAGCCGGCCCGGAGAGGGGACCCGCGCCCTGCTCCGGTTCCCCGCGAGCCGGGTGCTCCCCGTGAAGGGGCCGGGCCCCGAGGAGCTTCCGGACGAGGGCGCCGACCCGCGGCGCCGGGTGCTGCTGGTCGAGGACGACCCCCTGGTGCGCGCGGCCCAGCGGGACGCGCTGGAGGCGCTCGGGCACGAAGTGCGCACGGCCGAGAACGGCCTGGAGGCCCTTGTGCAGTTGGAAAGCGGTCTCCGCCCGGACGTGGTGGTCCTGGACATGAACATGCCCGTCCTGAACGGCCCGCAAACGTTGCCACGGATCCGGCAGTTGTGCCCCGGGCAGCCGGTGATCGTCGTTTCAGGCCACATGGACGCCCAGGTCTCCGCCCTGCTGGAGGGCGATCCCACGCTTTGTTTCCTGCCCAAGCCCTTCACGCCCGCCGAGCTGCGGACCGCGCTCCGTACCGCCGTCCGGCCCAATCCCCCCACCCCTGAACCCTGA
- a CDS encoding response regulator, with protein sequence MTTQPCQGCDRILLLDDEQTFRESTAELLARSGFEVQTAADSAEALVLMGSRPFDGIISDILLAGEDGLAFVRSAAALDPCVQVILVTAFPALETAIDAIQLPVAAYMVKPVPFPDLVDQVRKVVKETRVRRVIRDSQDRLAHWNEDLRLMRSRIPSGAQVGEISMAHDFLRLAVGNLAGTLLDMQTLLDLTRDQAADLATCRVERCPRMAVHREVIQDCVQILERTKNAFKSRSLAQVRQNLEHLLKV encoded by the coding sequence ATGACCACCCAACCCTGCCAGGGATGCGACCGCATTCTCCTGCTGGACGACGAACAGACCTTCCGGGAAAGTACGGCCGAACTCCTTGCGCGAAGCGGATTCGAGGTCCAGACCGCGGCGGACTCGGCCGAGGCGCTGGTCCTGATGGGCAGCCGGCCCTTCGATGGGATCATTTCCGACATCCTGCTGGCGGGGGAGGACGGCCTCGCCTTCGTGCGGTCCGCGGCGGCCCTCGATCCCTGCGTCCAGGTGATCCTCGTGACGGCCTTCCCGGCGCTGGAGACGGCGATCGACGCCATCCAGCTTCCGGTGGCGGCCTACATGGTGAAGCCCGTGCCCTTCCCCGACCTAGTGGACCAGGTGCGGAAGGTCGTGAAAGAGACCCGGGTGCGGCGCGTCATCCGCGACAGCCAGGATCGTCTGGCCCACTGGAACGAGGATCTCCGCCTCATGCGGTCCCGCATCCCGTCCGGCGCCCAGGTGGGGGAGATCAGCATGGCTCACGACTTCCTTCGGCTGGCGGTGGGAAACCTCGCAGGCACCCTGCTGGACATGCAGACGCTCCTCGACCTGACCCGGGATCAGGCCGCGGACCTCGCCACGTGCAGGGTGGAGCGCTGCCCGCGCATGGCGGTGCACCGGGAGGTCATCCAGGACTGCGTGCAGATCCTGGAACGCACGAAGAACGCCTTCAAATCGCGCAGCCTGGCCCAGGTGCGGCAGAACCTCGAGCACCTGCTGAAGGTGTGA
- a CDS encoding PAS domain-containing sensor histidine kinase gives MAPFRKQALEGAPRDPRREATGFLRLDGTPHLVFWETDATGAPAPPVWLDEVWGPDREPCRAAWEEALAARLPLAIRFRAGLDGDRTWLCRAVPQRGQDGRFLGFRGYAEDVTEAARKEARQADSLHLAVDTVDESPLPITVVSMVTQKILYANPPAIALLGLQLDSLEGETAGTVYEDPACLEAFVAGLQATGKVDRLECRMRSLSGRTFWGSLSGRTTTLRGEWVRIVTTQDITEEKAIRDRLSESEHRFRLMFESHTAIMLLIRPRDGQILAANPAASAFYGYPLDELKRMVISDINLLSKEFVLDELARATTSRHNRFVFPHRLASGLIRTVSVESVPIHVRGEDALFSIVHDITERQLALEALRRSEWALREAQELARLGHFCVDLGTGKVETSVTLNRLLGLEEAPPRVIGQLREILHSEAFDRWLRAGMEADPRFQEEMAIGGGGMGPGLWVHVRVQREPGPPCTRGTLMGTIQDVTQRRRQELMGVAMEAQIAKGKMAAYVAHEINGPLAGIQNAFLLVEAAIPADHPDRRFADLIKVEIGRISTIVKVLYELNRPVDYTPVDTEVAGMLRDVQTLLATRARARKAELCLDLPDPALRAVVHVNPIRQVLYNLVQNAIDASPQGGRITCGARIEGDTLCLDVTDEGAGVPEAWRERILEPGFTTKKGGAESGLGLGLSISRRLLEVMGGNLSHANGDGGGCTFHARIPLSHGSGPGALLKPETPP, from the coding sequence TTGGCTCCCTTCCGCAAACAGGCCCTCGAGGGTGCCCCCCGGGACCCGCGCCGCGAGGCGACAGGGTTCCTCCGCCTGGATGGAACCCCCCACCTTGTCTTCTGGGAGACGGATGCGACGGGCGCACCCGCGCCTCCCGTCTGGCTGGATGAAGTCTGGGGGCCGGACCGGGAGCCCTGCAGGGCCGCCTGGGAGGAGGCGCTGGCGGCGCGGCTTCCCCTGGCCATCCGTTTCAGGGCGGGCCTGGACGGGGACAGGACCTGGCTTTGCCGGGCGGTGCCCCAGCGGGGACAGGATGGCCGATTCCTGGGGTTCCGGGGCTACGCCGAGGACGTGACGGAGGCGGCGCGCAAGGAGGCGCGGCAGGCCGACAGCCTGCACCTGGCGGTGGACACGGTGGATGAATCCCCTCTGCCCATCACCGTGGTCTCGATGGTCACCCAGAAGATCCTCTACGCGAACCCGCCCGCCATCGCCCTGCTCGGGCTCCAGCTGGATTCCCTCGAAGGGGAGACGGCGGGCACCGTCTATGAGGACCCCGCCTGCCTCGAGGCGTTCGTGGCGGGCCTCCAGGCGACGGGCAAGGTCGACCGCCTGGAATGCCGGATGCGGAGCCTGTCGGGGCGCACCTTCTGGGGCAGCCTGTCGGGTCGGACGACCACGCTTCGCGGGGAGTGGGTGCGCATCGTCACCACCCAGGACATCACGGAGGAGAAGGCCATCCGGGACCGACTCTCGGAGAGCGAGCACCGCTTCCGCCTGATGTTCGAGAGCCACACGGCGATCATGCTGCTGATCCGGCCCCGGGACGGTCAGATCCTGGCCGCGAACCCCGCGGCCAGCGCGTTCTACGGCTATCCGCTGGACGAGCTGAAGCGCATGGTCATCAGCGACATCAACCTGCTGTCGAAGGAATTCGTCCTCGATGAGCTCGCCCGGGCCACGACCTCCCGCCACAACCGGTTCGTGTTCCCCCACCGGTTGGCGAGCGGCCTGATCCGCACGGTCTCGGTGGAAAGCGTGCCGATCCACGTGCGGGGGGAGGATGCGCTCTTTTCGATCGTCCATGACATCACCGAGCGGCAACTGGCCCTCGAGGCGCTCCGGCGCAGCGAGTGGGCCCTGCGGGAGGCCCAGGAGCTGGCGCGCCTGGGGCATTTCTGCGTGGACTTGGGGACCGGCAAGGTGGAGACCTCGGTCACGCTCAACCGCCTTCTGGGCCTGGAGGAGGCCCCGCCCAGGGTGATCGGGCAGCTGCGGGAGATCCTGCATTCGGAAGCCTTCGACCGCTGGCTTCGGGCCGGGATGGAGGCGGATCCCCGCTTCCAGGAGGAGATGGCCATCGGGGGCGGCGGGATGGGTCCGGGCCTCTGGGTCCATGTCCGCGTCCAGCGGGAGCCTGGGCCCCCCTGCACCCGGGGGACGCTGATGGGCACGATCCAGGACGTCACCCAGCGCCGCCGGCAGGAGCTGATGGGCGTGGCCATGGAGGCCCAGATCGCCAAGGGGAAGATGGCGGCCTATGTCGCCCACGAGATCAACGGGCCCCTGGCGGGCATCCAGAACGCCTTTCTCCTGGTCGAGGCCGCCATTCCTGCCGATCACCCCGACCGGCGCTTCGCGGATCTCATCAAGGTCGAGATCGGCCGCATCAGTACGATCGTGAAGGTGCTCTACGAACTGAACCGGCCCGTGGACTACACCCCCGTGGACACGGAGGTGGCCGGGATGCTGCGGGACGTGCAGACCCTGCTGGCGACCCGGGCCCGGGCCCGGAAGGCCGAACTCTGCCTGGACCTCCCCGATCCCGCCCTGCGCGCGGTCGTCCACGTGAACCCCATCCGCCAGGTCCTGTACAACCTTGTCCAGAACGCCATCGATGCCTCGCCCCAGGGCGGCCGGATCACCTGCGGCGCCCGGATCGAGGGGGATACGCTCTGCCTGGACGTCACCGACGAGGGCGCCGGGGTGCCCGAGGCCTGGCGGGAGCGAATCCTGGAACCGGGCTTCACCACCAAGAAGGGCGGCGCGGAGAGCGGCCTCGGCCTGGGCCTCTCCATCTCGCGCCGGCTTCTGGAAGTCATGGGCGGAAACCTGTCCCACGCCAACGGCGACGGCGGGGGCTGCACCTTTCACGCCAGGATCCCCCTGTCCCACGGGTCGGGGCCGGGAGCCCTGCTCAAACCGGAGACGCCCCCATGA
- a CDS encoding methyl-accepting chemotaxis protein has product MLKRFQIGQRLYAAFGTVIALFSIASLFAVIQMGRMGEDLRRVAQVYARENRLATGMEIEVQGVQRFMRTLLLTEDPRETAQMIERIHAARAAYNQASEELETLLISEEAKALHRTVQQQARVTREANDRIIQLGSQGQRKEAAVLLLGEARADNDKWLEDLKALSAFTETQIQKGYAHAAKARQSGTAAMAMLGLVALAAGVAAAWFITRSITEPLRSFMAVLGQVATGDLRVRADQGAEDETGQLGRSLNLALESLSAALRQVSSAALSVASGATELSASAEEMTATTDQIAKGSELTHRSTQSMAAAVSQLSASVHQVAGHAQDSVRHSELSVKHTEEGHRAGERMAEGMGRIKETTANIRKAILVIQEMAQQTNLLSLNAAIEAAKAGDHGKGFAVVAEEVRKLAERSRQSAIEIEGLLVESHDAVEGGLSAVGTTQEQLGQIRGAIRSVSEVLLGIGSATLEQATTSEEVARRVEGVSREMEQNAAATQQMAATVEEIARTASTLAKVSDDLSQTLGQFKVS; this is encoded by the coding sequence ATGCTGAAGCGATTCCAGATCGGGCAGCGGCTTTATGCAGCCTTCGGAACCGTGATTGCCCTGTTCTCCATCGCCAGCCTTTTCGCAGTGATCCAGATGGGCCGGATGGGGGAGGATCTCCGGCGCGTCGCCCAGGTCTACGCGCGGGAGAATCGCCTCGCGACGGGCATGGAGATCGAGGTGCAGGGGGTCCAGAGGTTCATGCGGACCCTGCTCCTGACGGAGGATCCTCGGGAAACGGCCCAGATGATCGAAAGGATCCACGCGGCGCGGGCCGCTTATAACCAGGCCAGCGAGGAACTGGAGACCCTCCTGATCTCCGAGGAGGCCAAGGCGTTGCACCGCACGGTCCAGCAACAGGCCCGCGTTACTCGGGAGGCCAACGACCGGATCATCCAGCTCGGGAGCCAAGGGCAACGGAAGGAGGCGGCGGTCCTGCTCCTGGGGGAGGCACGGGCCGACAACGACAAGTGGCTGGAGGACCTGAAAGCCCTCTCCGCCTTCACGGAGACCCAGATCCAAAAGGGGTACGCCCATGCCGCGAAGGCGCGCCAGTCGGGCACGGCGGCCATGGCCATGCTGGGCCTGGTGGCCCTGGCGGCCGGAGTGGCCGCGGCGTGGTTCATCACGCGGAGCATCACGGAACCCCTCCGTTCCTTCATGGCTGTCCTGGGCCAGGTGGCCACCGGCGACCTGAGGGTGCGGGCCGACCAGGGCGCGGAGGACGAAACGGGCCAATTGGGACGCTCCTTGAACCTGGCGCTGGAAAGCCTGAGTGCGGCCCTCCGGCAGGTCTCGTCGGCGGCCCTCTCCGTCGCCAGCGGAGCCACGGAGCTGTCCGCCTCGGCGGAGGAGATGACCGCCACGACGGACCAGATCGCCAAGGGGAGCGAGCTGACGCACCGCTCCACCCAGTCCATGGCCGCCGCCGTGTCCCAGCTCTCCGCGAGCGTTCATCAAGTCGCGGGCCACGCCCAGGATTCGGTTCGCCACTCGGAGCTGTCCGTGAAACACACGGAGGAAGGACATCGCGCTGGCGAGCGAATGGCTGAGGGGATGGGCCGCATCAAGGAGACCACGGCCAACATCCGGAAGGCCATCCTCGTGATCCAGGAGATGGCCCAGCAGACCAACCTCCTGTCGTTGAACGCGGCCATCGAGGCGGCCAAGGCGGGGGACCACGGCAAGGGCTTCGCGGTCGTCGCGGAGGAGGTCCGGAAACTGGCGGAGCGGAGTCGGCAATCGGCCATTGAAATCGAGGGCCTGCTGGTGGAGAGCCACGACGCGGTGGAGGGCGGCCTGTCCGCTGTCGGTACCACCCAGGAGCAGCTGGGGCAGATCCGGGGTGCCATCCGCTCGGTCTCGGAGGTGCTGCTGGGCATCGGATCGGCGACCCTGGAACAGGCCACCACGTCTGAGGAGGTGGCGCGACGGGTGGAAGGCGTGAGCCGGGAAATGGAACAGAACGCCGCGGCCACCCAGCAGATGGCCGCCACGGTGGAGGAGATTGCCCGAACGGCTTCGACCCTCGCGAAGGTGTCCGACGACCTGTCCCAGACGCTGGGCCAGTTCAAGGTGTCCTGA